The Deltaproteobacteria bacterium genome has a segment encoding these proteins:
- a CDS encoding ORF6N domain-containing protein codes for MEEKDLVPQEIIESKILLIRGKKVMFDRDLAVLYGVETKALKQAVKRNPKRFPQDFMFELTLEELNNWRSQFVTSNALVVVINVMSRISIVRTVGALCSYKIGVIYDSL; via the coding sequence ATGGAAGAAAAAGATTTAGTGCCCCAGGAAATCATTGAAAGCAAAATCCTTCTTATTAGAGGGAAAAAGGTCATGTTTGATCGTGATCTGGCTGTTCTTTATGGCGTTGAGACAAAAGCACTCAAACAAGCGGTTAAAAGAAATCCAAAAAGATTTCCACAAGACTTTATGTTCGAATTGACTCTGGAAGAGTTAAATAATTGGAGGTCACAATTTGTGACCTCCAATGCCCTTGTGGTGGTGATCAATGTTATGTCAAGGATATCAATAGTCCGCACCGTAGGTGCGTTATGTTCATACAAAATAGGGGTGATATATGACAGTTTATGA